From the genome of Novosphingobium sp. P6W:
TCCATTGCGAGAAGCGCAGCACGATCGGGAAATCCGGGCCCGCGGCTGCCCGGCAGGCGCGGATCAGTTCGATGACGAAACGCGTGCGCTCCTTTGCATCGCCGCCGTAGCGATCGGACCGCAGGTTGGTGCGATCCCACAGGAACTGGTCAGGCAGATAGCCGTGCGCGCCGTGAATCTCGATACCGTCGAACCCGGCCATGCGCGCGGCATGAGTGGCGCGGGCGAAGTCGGCGATCGTGTCGGCGATACCGTTTTCGTCCAGCGCGTCGCCGCCGGGCTCTCCCGTCCCGAGCAGGCCGGACGGCCCGACGCGCCGAGGCTTCTGCTTCACGGTCAGCGGGTTAACCTCGGTGGGCGAATCCTGCACACCCACGTGCCACAGCTGCGGCATGATCTTTGCGCCCGCGCCATGCACGGCGGAAACGATGGCGCGGCAGGCTTCGATCGTCTCGCTCTGATATAACAGCGGGATCGGCCCGTCGTGCGCGCCCGCAGCGTTGACCGCCATGCCTTCGGTGATGATCAGCCCGCATCCGCCTTGCGCACGGCGGGCGTAGTACGCTGCCACGTCCGCGCCCGGCACGCCGCCCGGAGAGAACTCGCGCGTCATCGGCGCCATGGCGATGCGGTTGGGTATCGTGGTCCCGCCGATGCGGATGGGCGAGAACAGGACCCCGGCCGCGCTCATGCCGGTTGCTCCGTCGGCATGGTCCGGGTGGGCGGCAGGCGGGTAGTGCCGCCATCCGCAAGCCAGCCGCCATCGGCGATCAGTTCTGTACCGGTAACGAAGCTGGCATCGTCGCTGACGAGGAACGCAACGCAAGCGGCCATTTCCTCAGCCGTGCCCATGCGGCCCACTGGCTGCAGCGCGTCCATGGCCGCGCGCGCGACTTCACGATCGGGCGCCGAGGACAGGCGCCGCTCGTGGATCGGCGTGTCGATAGCTCCGGGGTGCAGGGAATTGCAGCGGATCGAGCGATATTCACTGGCGCAGCGCACCGCAACCGATTTGGTCAGCAACCGCACGCCGCCCTTTGTCGCATTGTATCCGGCCGACTGAGCCAGCCCGACGAAGCCTGCCATCGACGAGATGTTGACGATGGAACCGCTCGCCCCGCCCGGATTGCCGCGCATCGCGCGCACCGCATGCTTGCAGCCCAGCATCGTGCCGGTAAGATTGATGGCGAGGATGTTTTCCCACACGTCCAGGGTTACCTCCTCGATCGGCTGGGTGCTGGTAATCCCGGCATTATTCACGAGAAAGTCGAGGCGCCCGAACCGTTCGAGCGTGGTCGTCACCACGTGCTCCCACAGGGCCTCGTCGCGCACGTCGTGTGGCAGAGACATTGCCGCGCCGTGGGTTTCCGAGGTGAGCGTCACATCGGTCAGCACCACGCTGGCGCCTTCATCAGCCAGGCGCCGGACGCAGGCTGCGCCGATACCCGACGATCCGCCGGTCACGATTCCCACCCGTCCTTCGAGTCTTCCCACGATCCGTTCTCCCGATTGTTCTTGCGGACAGGGTGTATCGGCATCATTATATTAAGGCAATCGCCTGATAATGCAGGCGTGGAATGGAACACGAGACTTGCCTTCCCGCGCGGGTTGATGGCAGCTTTCGACCCACAGACCTGCCGGCGCACGATCGACAGGCAACCCTTGGGAGAGGGATTTGGCGACTCATGACGCTACTGATTGACCCGACCGACCCGCTTGCGGTCTGGAACGAT
Proteins encoded in this window:
- a CDS encoding 12-oxophytodienoate reductase, with amino-acid sequence MSAAGVLFSPIRIGGTTIPNRIAMAPMTREFSPGGVPGADVAAYYARRAQGGCGLIITEGMAVNAAGAHDGPIPLLYQSETIEACRAIVSAVHGAGAKIMPQLWHVGVQDSPTEVNPLTVKQKPRRVGPSGLLGTGEPGGDALDENGIADTIADFARATHAARMAGFDGIEIHGAHGYLPDQFLWDRTNLRSDRYGGDAKERTRFVIELIRACRAAAGPDFPIVLRFSQWKSFDYEARLADTPQELEAILAPIAAAGVDAFHCSTRRFWERGFTGDRLTLAGWARKLTGLPTIAVGSVTLENDFKHDKTEDSGGIAESASRSRDVEDVAALVERGEFDMIAVGRAMVANPDWANLVAAGHTHRLRPFTRDLLATLD
- a CDS encoding SDR family NAD(P)-dependent oxidoreductase; translated protein: MGRLEGRVGIVTGGSSGIGAACVRRLADEGASVVLTDVTLTSETHGAAMSLPHDVRDEALWEHVVTTTLERFGRLDFLVNNAGITSTQPIEEVTLDVWENILAINLTGTMLGCKHAVRAMRGNPGGASGSIVNISSMAGFVGLAQSAGYNATKGGVRLLTKSVAVRCASEYRSIRCNSLHPGAIDTPIHERRLSSAPDREVARAAMDALQPVGRMGTAEEMAACVAFLVSDDASFVTGTELIADGGWLADGGTTRLPPTRTMPTEQPA